GGACCGACCTGGGAGAGCGCTGCGCCCGTAGAGCTCCTaccgggacagagccgggagAGCGCTGCGCCCGTAGAGCTCCTACCGGGAGAGAGCCGGGAGAGCGCTGCGCCCGTAGAGCTCCTaccgggacagagccgggagAGCGCTCCGCCCGGGTGTCTGCTCCTaccgggacagagccgggagAGCGCTCCGCCCGTGCCCGCTCCCACCGGGGACGTTCCCCGCAGCCCAAGGCGCCGCCGCTCCTGCTGGACACGGTCACCgaccccccccgcccccggtgTCACCCCTACTCTGCGGTGGAACCGGTGTTGCGAGGACAAACGTgacgggggaaaaaaaaaccaaaccaaaaacccaaaccaaacacaaCCCTCACGGTGTACTTGAATAATTTTGCAAATAGTtcaactttattttatttagcttttctttagatttttaattctgcagttttcttcaCTTAAAGTGAAGCCTCGTAGGGAACGGGAGGGAGAGTTTGTGGGTTCTGATGAATTGCAAGGAGGAGTGAAAGATGCTTTGATTCCGGTTAGGAGCATTAGGACACATTAGaaacttttcttttcttttttcttttttcttttcttttcttttcttttcttttcttttcttttcttttcttttcttttcttttcttttcttttcttttcttttcttttcttttcttttcttttcttttcttttcccaaaacTTGCCCTGCTTATCACACTACTTGAATCATCCAGGAGTTCTGCCAGCTTTGTAGAtacaaaaaaattacttaacCCATTCTCAGGAGAGATGACATCATGCTATTAAAATGAGCCCAGGGACTGCATTCCCAGGGCATGAGCTGGGCTCCCTCACCCAGGACCTTCCTGCCATATTGGGACTTTTAGCACCATCATCAGACCACACCACGATTTTCTCCTATTTTCCtcatataatatttttttaactcaATGTTCTTTGCACTGGGATGCCCTCCGAAGcatatttggttttgttgggttaTTTTTCTCAGCCTGAGCTATAGTGACAGATGATCTTTGCCTACCAGAGCAGTGACCTGGAGAGTCCCTCTCATGCTGTAGTCATGGACACCAGTGACCACCTCCattcacagagtcacagaacaggtcaagctggaagggaccactgTGGGTCATATGGTCCAAccttcctgctccagcagggtcatcccagagcacatggcacaggattgtgtccaaatggttctggaatatctccactgaaggagactccacaacctctctgggcaacctgttccagtgcacagtcacctgcacagtgaagaaattcttcttcgtcctcaggtggaacttcctgtgcatcagtttctgcctgttgTCTGTCTCTTGTCCTATTTCTCAGCACCACCAAGAAGACCCTGATCCATCCTCTGACACCCACCCTGTAAATATTTGTACACATTAATGAGGCCCCCTGTCAGCTGTCTTTTcttgaggctgaacaggcccgGCTTCCTCAGCGTTCCCTCATATAAGAGATACTCTGATCCCTTACTGATCCGTGCTGCCTCCACTGGACCCGCTCCAGCAGCTTTatgtctctcttgtcctgaggagcacagagatggacacagcactccagatgtgaggagcagaggggcaacATCAcctccctgacctgctggcaatgctctccCTAATGCTCCCCAGGATTCCATTGGCTCCCTTGGCCCCCAAGGCACACTGCTGACTCAGGAACAGTTTGTTATCCATGAAGACCCCAAGCTCCGTCTCCGCAGAGCCGCTTTCTAGCCAGTCATCACCTGTACTCGGGGTTATTCCTTCCCCCTCTTCCTTCCTGCGTTCAAGCAGCTCAGCCgtgaagaaaagaacaaagcgACGCGGCGGAGCTGCGCACGGCCGGAGAGCCGCCGGTCACGGCCTGTCCCGCGCtgggccggggctgccccaaGGCCGTGCCCGCCGCGCCTCACCGCGGCCGCCGGTCGCCATGGCAACGGCCGCAAAGCATGCCGGGCTGAAAGAAATTGCTGCGGCAAAACCCTGCAAGAGCGCTGGAGCGGGACCAATAAGATCTCGGGGTGATTGTGGCGGTGACCAATGGCCGACGGCCGCTGCTGAgggggcggggctgggggcgctcGGAGGCGCCGGCGGCGCGCGCGGGTCGGTTAAACAGCCGCGGCGGCGGAGCCGAGTGCGTGCCTCGCTCCGCGCCGTCCCGCACCGTCACCGGCTCTGCATCCGCACCGCGCCGATACCGCGGCGCCCACTCGACGGTGAGGGCAAGGCGTTGCCGACTTGAACATTGGGCAGGGGTAGCAGCCGAGAGGGGTCGGGTCCGGCTCGGGAAGTCTGGGACTGGGCAACCCCCCCGTGCCTGGGCTCTTCCCCGGCCGCCGCCTCCGGTTTTCCTGCATCCCCGGCAGCTGCCGGCTGCACCCGGCAGCCACACGGGGCTCCGAGCCCTTGGCCGCGCGTGCCGGGCTTTCCTCGCCTCCCTCGGGGGAGGGGACGGGCGTCAGGCTGGGCTCGCGGAGCTCCCGGAGCAGCGCCGGGCTGGGGAGGGCCGGGAGGGCGGCGGTGCTTGTGCGGCTCCGGCCGGAGAGCGGGTGCCGAACGTGAGGCGGCGATTGAGCCGCCGCTGCTCGGGCCCTgctcggggccgtgcccggcACTCCCGGCCAGGGCGGGGGCACCGCGCGGCGCCCGAGAGCGCGCTGGGAATGGCGATACCCGTGGGGCAGCAGGTGGTTCTGGCAGGTGCTCCTACAACTTtgaatttccttctcttttcctccaAGCAGGCAATCATGAGTGATCGAAAGGCAGTGATCAAAAATGCGGACATGTCAGAGGAGATGCAGCAAGATGCTGTGGAATGTGCAACTCAAGCCTTAGAGAAATACAACATCGAGAAGGACATCGCTGCTCACATAAAGAAGGTAGATGTTGGCTTGTAATGCGCTCATGATATCTCTATGCACATGAAAAATCAATCGGGGAGAATGCTGCTAGGCAAGTAGTGCTAGAAAAGCAAGTTCTAGAGACGCTAGATAATCAAGTTGGACTTTCTCTTTAGGCTGATGTCCGTGTGTTCCTTTACCCACCCTTTACGGGCCCTTTCTAGGGGCTGCTTTTTTCTTGCAGCGCTTTCTGCTTACGGCCTTTTTAGCCGCTGTCTGTTGTCCACGTGAGGATAGAGTGGCACCTGACTGTCCCTGTGACTGATGAGCTGGTACAAAACACAGGGACTCTATTGAGTTCTCCTGTGGTTTTCCTCTGAGAGGTAGCTTgttctgggttttgtttgtatttAACTTAATCTTAAGGATCTCTTTACAATTCTTGCCAGCTGGATCAAAAATAGGGAAAAAGTGCTTTTCTGTAATTCTCTGTAATCACACCTCTCCTTACGTAGTGATataagcaaaaaagaaaaaaagatcctGGTGGCCCTGCTTATCTGTTGTTTGCAACATCTGTGTCATCCTTTATGTAGGATTAACAATACATGAGAAAGATCTAGTTCAGATTATATTTCCTGCTTCGTCAGCTCAGGAGAACGGAGAAATGAAAGTGCGTCAGTAGAAGTTAAAGATCTGAGAGGAAGAGCTGTTGAAATGTTGAGGCTGATTGGACTGAAACTGTCTGGAGTTAACTGCTTGGCACGAGGAGCTAAGTTTGGTAAAGGTTTAGGCCACAAGCTGTGAATTTTCACATAGATATGTTAACTTTTACTTAACACTGTGAGAAAGGGCCTCAAGAGCTGGTTCAAGCTGGAAAATAAGGAAGTTATAACTGTCAGCAGAAATCACAACGTGAGAGATAAAAAAGACTGTCCAGAGacaatgaaaaaaccccaataaagaGCAAGAAGTCCCCACACCCTGCTGTTATTATTAGTCAGAACTGTGAGGGGTGGGGAGCTGAGACTGGGAGGGTGTAATTGCCTGGCAGTTTCTTTGTCCGGGTCCTTCTGAAGGCACCCAGCTGGAGCTGTTCTGCTGCTGGGGCTCAaagcctggggctctgctccaggatACCTGGGGTGGAGGTGACTTTAAAATTTGGGATACCTAGAGTGGAGAAGTTTCTCTAACATGAGAAGTAATTCATCCATGCAGAACAattgtttcttttaaagaaatactTACTTGCTATGACCAGAATACCAATTGGCTTTTTTTCTCCAGACACAGAAAGTACCTATTGAAAGTTGAAATAGTACTTTTCAGATATCCTTCATTGCAACTACTGGGAATTAATAGAGGATTTGTTTGAAAATATGTAAAGCACAATTGCTTAGATTTATTGATCATACTGTTGTTACATAGCAGGTGGCAGAGAATTTTCTGTTTAGTAGCTGTGCTGCTGATAAGCAAGTGTAAATTATGACTTTGTCTCTGTGGGTACAAAACTAATGGTGAATGTTTTACTTGAGAATTGTAGATTCAATCATGTTATGAATTATGGGGGAATAGAAGACTACTTTCCTTCAACAAATGTAATATTTTACACTTAGTACTGCTCAGTTAGGAAgcactgtggggtttttgcaTGTCTGACTAAGCAGCAGGTGAACAATAAGatgtaaataaaataatcctAGTACTTAAAGAGCATCTGTTCTTCCTCTGATTGCCTTGCTCAGAAGGTACCTATTAGAAGAGTTCTTCATTTGTAGTGATCTGTTTTGCAGGAGTTTGACAAGAAATACAATCCCACTTGGCACTGCATCGTGGGAAGGAATTTTGGCAGCTATGTGACTCATGAGACCAAGCACTTCATCTACTTCTACCTCGGCCAAGTCGCTATTCTTCTGTTCAAGTCTGGCTAGAGCCATGGACTGTTACTGAAACTTGCATCCAGTTACAGGACTCTCTGACTAGTTACTGCAGCCTTCCCGAGGACACAGGCCTTGATCTTCAAGGGCGATGGCAGGGATTATGTTGTAACAGATGACATTACATCGTggatataaaaaggaaaagtacCAAAAAAGTCTtccttgtatttatttttttccagaaggctCCTCCTTTTGCTATTAGAGCTTTTGGAGCAGTTTTGCTTTTGCAAGTTTTATAGCCATCTACTGTATTTCCTGATTACTGCTAGTGCTATGCAAGTACTGACAGTGTGTTTAGCTCTTTATGTTCTAAACTTCTcttatttttttgattttacttttataaaataattttcccccTCTTGTTTTGCTGGATTTGCTATCCCAAAATCTgacctgtttcttttttctgctgtctCTGGAGAAGTGTACTGGAGAATAAAAGCCAAGTTCTACCCCAGCCAGGTTGTTATTTCTGGCTGATTTGTATGTTGTGGTGACGGTGGATGACTGGGTCTGGGTGGGCCATGGGGAGTGCAGCCTGAGGGGGTGTGTGGGGCTCTGTGTGGGGCTGTACTGCAGCCCACGGGCTTGGGCTCCATCCCGGGCATGGAATGGAGCCACCCCTGCTGTCCTGGCAACAAAGGACAACAGCTGCACTCGCCCAGGGGGAGTGGGAGCCCCAGGGCGGTGCTTGTGGCCGTGTGGGTGGCAGGGCCTGGCTCCCAgccagagagcagctgctgaacATGAGCTGTGtttgagcagctgctgctcgagctgtgcccctgcctggcacacCCGGCTGATGCTGCACAGTGACACTGGTGGCACTAAGGGCACGCTGAGAATGGCAGTCCCCGTGGGGCTGCTTGGCAGGGGCTTCCTCCTGCAACTAGACCCTCTGCACTGGTTGATATAAACACCCCTGTATGATCAGGCAGCTGTGGTACAGGACAGACACATGCCAAAGAAatgcagcagcttctgcaggGTCCATTAGGGCTGTGGAGAAATGGGAAGTTGAAAGAGAAATCACGGTCATTACAAAGAGGATTAATGATTGATTGTAATAGCCTTTCATGGAACACTACCCACACCAGACCTCAAGGGGGAAGAGTTGGAAAATTGAAATACTGTGATCATGTGATACTTAAGGACTTTTCCTGGGACCTGGTGTCACCTCAAAGAAATCTCTTCCAAAATCCAGAATACCTGAAAGCTGAGCTAAATACATAAGTCACCAAGGAGCACTGTGGTTAGACTGGCCTGTGCTCTGTCAGGAACAAGTAGGAGCTACAGTAGCCTTGGCCTGGGTCGAAGGCCATCTGTCTGTCCCATGTCCAACTCCTGGTGACGTGttgcagagaaggaaaatatgTGGAGCCTTGAAGATAAGCCCAGTGTCCTCTGTGTTTTTCCAGAAACCCCAGACTCTGCTGATAGCCGCTATCGTGCTGAGAAAAAACTCAGGAACTCTTCCCAGTGTGGGCTCAAAGCTCCTTGACCAACTAGAATTAATGGCCAGCCAGGCCAATCGAACGACCTGGGGTCTTGTTCTTGTACAGCAAAGGGTGCTTTCAGGAGGAGCGGGAGGCATTTAGTCGATCCCCTCCCTGTTCATTGCAGCGTCCACAGCATTACAATTATTTTAGCAGAGATAGGCCGCAGCCGTTCTCCCTGGTGTCCCCGGTTACCGGGGCCGCGGGACCGGCGGCGTTCCCGTCGCCATGGGAATGGGAGCGGGCGCGCGGCACACCGGGCTGGGGAACGCCCCGCCCATCATCCCGCGCCTGGCCAATGAACTCCTGGGGAGCTCCTGGCGCTGACCAATGGCTGGCGGCCGGCGCGCAGGGGGCGTGGCCAGGGCTCTCGGGAGCAATGGCGGCGGAGGCGGAGCCGCCGGACAGGGACGGGAGTGCGCGGCCGGGCCGTGACGGGAGATAGGGGCTTGCCGCCCTTCCCGTGCCCGGGGACATTGCATGGCACACCCGGCCAAGGCTGCCCTCGCCCTTCCCTTCCCGGCACACCGGCCAACGCTGCCCGGCCACAGCGGTGGCACCGAGCGGCGCCCGAGAGCGCGCTGGCAGTGACAAtccctgtggggctgcttgGCGGGTGGttctggcagggagctgctcctgcaacTTTGAATGCTTTTTTGTTATAGGCTTATTCTGTTTATTCTGTGTGGCCTGACGGTTGtgataaaaaaaaccaaagttgTCTGAAGCGATGCTCTGCCGGGTGCCAGTCGGGCTCTGTAGTGTTGAGTGTGGCACTGCAGCTCATGTAATTAGGGCAAGTGTTTGCTA
This portion of the Agelaius phoeniceus isolate bAgePho1 chromosome 18, bAgePho1.hap1, whole genome shotgun sequence genome encodes:
- the LOC129128474 gene encoding dynein light chain 1, cytoplasmic encodes the protein MSDRKAVIKNADMSEEMQQDAVECATQALEKYNIEKDIAAHIKKEFDKKYNPTWHCIVGRNFGSYVTHETKHFIYFYLGQVAILLFKSG